A stretch of Lysinibacillus agricola DNA encodes these proteins:
- the tsf gene encoding translation elongation factor Ts, translating into MANITAQLVKELREKTGAGMMDCKKALVQTDGDIDAAIDFLREKGLSSAAKKADRIAAEGTTFILEQGNEAIILEVNAETDFVSKNDKFQVLVASLAEQLLAAKPATVEAALELANAEGVKIADQISTAVATIGEKITLRRFEVKTKTDADAFGSYLHMGGRIGVLVSLEGSTDAAAAKDVAMHIAAINPTYVSRDEVSADEVERERKVLTEQALNEGKPENIVAKMVEGRLGKYFEEVCLLDQTFVKNSDQKVRDFVASTGGSVNGFVRYAVGEGIEKREDNFAEEVMSQVKGN; encoded by the coding sequence ATGGCAAACATTACTGCACAATTAGTAAAAGAATTACGTGAAAAAACTGGCGCTGGAATGATGGATTGTAAAAAAGCGTTAGTACAAACTGATGGCGATATTGATGCTGCAATCGATTTCCTACGTGAAAAAGGTCTTTCTTCAGCTGCTAAAAAAGCTGACCGTATCGCTGCAGAAGGTACAACTTTCATTTTAGAACAAGGTAACGAAGCAATCATCCTTGAAGTAAATGCTGAAACAGATTTCGTTTCTAAAAACGATAAATTCCAAGTATTAGTTGCTTCTTTAGCTGAGCAATTACTTGCTGCTAAACCTGCAACAGTAGAAGCTGCTTTAGAGCTTGCAAATGCTGAAGGTGTGAAAATTGCTGACCAAATTTCAACTGCAGTTGCAACAATCGGTGAAAAAATCACTCTTCGTCGTTTCGAAGTGAAAACAAAAACTGATGCAGATGCATTCGGTTCTTATTTACACATGGGCGGTCGTATCGGTGTGTTAGTTTCTTTAGAAGGTTCTACAGATGCTGCTGCTGCAAAAGACGTTGCTATGCATATCGCAGCTATTAACCCTACTTACGTTTCTCGCGATGAAGTTTCTGCAGATGAAGTTGAACGTGAGCGTAAAGTATTAACTGAACAAGCTCTTAACGAAGGTAAACCAGAAAACATCGTAGCAAAAATGGTTGAAGGTCGTCTTGGTAAATACTTCGAAGAGGTTTGCTTACTTGACCAAACATTCGTTAAAAACTCAGATCAAAAAGTACGTGATTTCGTTGCATCAACTGGCGGTTCTGTAAATGGTTTCGTACGTTATGCTGTAGGTGAAGGTATCGAAAAACGTGAAGATAACTTTGCTGAAGAAGTAATGAGCCAAGTTAAAGGTAACTAA
- a CDS encoding FliA/WhiG family RNA polymerase sigma factor yields MTQPILNDEQKLWNRWIYERDPDAGDLLIKKYISLVSYHVQRIGASLPKSVSRDDLTSLGMVGLFDALNKFDINRDLKFDTYASFRVRGAIIDGLRKEDWLPRSAREKAKKLDAQIEQLEQKYMRHVTPEELAEHMALPVEEVYQTVQEHFFSNVLSINEQQDQDETEGKSFVIRDDTTKTPEQAVVKAELLEDLAENIQKLNDKEQLVLSLFYTEELTLTEIGEMLELSTSRISQIHSKALLKLRKLLSNEMINA; encoded by the coding sequence ATGACACAACCAATTCTGAACGATGAACAAAAGCTGTGGAACCGCTGGATATATGAACGTGATCCAGATGCTGGTGATTTACTAATAAAAAAATATATTTCTCTAGTATCTTATCATGTACAACGCATTGGTGCGAGTTTACCAAAAAGTGTATCACGAGATGATTTAACGAGCTTAGGTATGGTAGGACTTTTTGATGCGTTGAATAAATTTGATATTAATCGAGACTTGAAATTTGATACATATGCTTCTTTTAGAGTAAGAGGAGCCATTATTGATGGTTTACGTAAGGAAGATTGGTTGCCACGTTCTGCACGTGAGAAGGCGAAAAAATTAGATGCACAGATTGAACAGTTAGAACAAAAATATATGCGTCATGTAACACCTGAGGAGCTTGCTGAGCATATGGCTTTACCCGTTGAAGAAGTTTACCAAACTGTACAGGAACATTTCTTTTCAAATGTTCTTTCCATTAATGAACAGCAAGATCAAGATGAAACTGAAGGAAAGTCATTTGTTATCCGTGATGATACGACTAAGACACCTGAGCAAGCTGTTGTTAAGGCGGAACTACTGGAGGATTTAGCTGAAAATATCCAAAAGCTCAATGATAAAGAACAGCTAGTGCTTAGTTTGTTTTATACTGAGGAATTGACATTAACAGAAATTGGCGAAATGCTTGAACTATCGACATCACGTATTTCACAAATCCACTCTAAGGCGCTATTAAAGCTACGAAAGTTATTATCCAATGAAATGATTAATGCCTAA
- a CDS encoding chemotaxis protein CheW, translating into MTNAVEQESIKVIVFQLADKEYAIPVSHVQGIEKLMHITRVPKTAKYVKGVINLRGVVTPIVDLRERFELPISEHEETTRIIIISLEDMEVGFVVDSANDVLDIPANAIEPQPEVVGSLEEEFISGVAKIDKRLLILLHLEKVLNPLK; encoded by the coding sequence ATGACAAACGCAGTGGAACAAGAAAGTATTAAAGTGATTGTTTTTCAATTAGCAGATAAAGAATATGCGATTCCAGTGTCACATGTACAAGGTATTGAAAAACTAATGCATATTACGCGTGTACCAAAAACGGCGAAATATGTAAAAGGTGTTATAAACCTACGAGGTGTCGTAACACCAATTGTAGATTTACGGGAACGATTTGAATTACCTATCTCTGAGCATGAAGAAACAACTCGCATTATCATTATTTCATTAGAGGATATGGAAGTAGGCTTCGTAGTAGACTCTGCAAATGATGTTTTAGACATCCCTGCAAACGCAATTGAACCACAACCAGAAGTAGTGGGCTCACTTGAAGAGGAGTTTATTTCAGGAGTGGCTAAAATAGATAAGCGATTATTAATTTTACTGCATTTAGAGAAAGTACTAAATCCACTAAAGTAG
- the flhF gene encoding flagellar biosynthesis protein FlhF: protein MKMKKYYASSIPEAMKLVRAELGEDAVILNSKVVITKKFFGIIKKKSFEVVAGIDSMEPSNTAPAPVALPITTPKKENARLQEISNAVQAKIHQVQPQHDATLHEETGISEDLRREIADLKSLMHSMHKKTIQDQYPDELLPFIEYLRQQELSEELITTIGDELFMHFREASEINFSQCKMITKNLLRKELENLPVGGLSYEKKYINVLGPTGVGKTTTIAKMAARAVLEKKKKIGFITTDTYRIAAIEQLKTYAGLLQAPVEIAYNATDFEQAIQRLAHLDLVFIDTAGRNYKEVKYVDDLQRLIKFDDQAESFLVLAMTTKEKDMANIVEQFKQLPIEKFIFTKIDETNSIGTMINLMIKYNKGLAYYTNGQEVPEDIDEADLEAVLNMFFQGEEK, encoded by the coding sequence ATGAAAATGAAAAAATATTATGCATCCTCCATACCAGAAGCGATGAAGCTTGTGCGTGCTGAATTAGGTGAGGACGCAGTCATTCTGAATTCAAAAGTAGTAATTACAAAGAAGTTTTTTGGAATCATTAAAAAGAAAAGTTTTGAGGTTGTTGCAGGGATCGATTCAATGGAGCCAAGTAATACGGCTCCAGCACCTGTAGCTTTACCTATAACAACACCTAAAAAAGAAAATGCAAGGCTACAAGAAATTTCGAATGCTGTTCAAGCTAAAATACACCAAGTACAGCCACAGCATGATGCGACCTTACATGAGGAAACTGGCATTTCTGAAGATTTGAGGAGGGAAATTGCAGATTTAAAATCTTTAATGCATTCCATGCATAAGAAGACTATCCAAGATCAATATCCCGATGAACTCTTACCCTTCATTGAATACTTGAGACAGCAGGAGCTAAGTGAGGAGCTCATCACAACGATTGGTGATGAGCTTTTTATGCATTTCAGAGAAGCGTCAGAAATTAATTTTTCTCAATGTAAGATGATTACGAAAAATTTATTGCGCAAAGAGCTAGAAAATCTCCCAGTCGGAGGCTTATCCTACGAAAAGAAATATATTAATGTTTTAGGACCAACAGGTGTCGGAAAAACCACGACAATTGCTAAAATGGCAGCTAGAGCAGTTTTAGAGAAAAAGAAAAAAATAGGATTTATTACGACAGATACTTATAGGATTGCCGCAATTGAGCAATTAAAAACGTATGCTGGACTGTTGCAAGCACCTGTTGAAATTGCCTATAATGCCACAGATTTTGAACAAGCAATCCAACGATTGGCCCATCTAGATTTAGTGTTTATAGATACAGCAGGCCGCAATTATAAAGAGGTAAAATATGTAGATGATTTACAGCGTCTCATAAAATTTGATGATCAAGCAGAGTCCTTCTTAGTACTTGCCATGACAACGAAAGAAAAGGACATGGCAAACATTGTGGAGCAATTTAAGCAATTACCAATTGAAAAATTCATTTTTACAAAGATTGATGAAACAAATTCTATTGGCACAATGATTAATTTAATGATTAAATATAATAAAGGACTTGCTTACTACACGAATGGTCAAGAAGTACCAGAAGATATTGACGAAGCTGATCTAGAAGCAGTACTAAATATGTTTTTCCAAGGTGAAGAAAAATGA
- a CDS encoding chemotaxis protein CheA, giving the protein MEVNQYLEMFIEESKEHLQACNEHLLELEKNPDDLAIVGEIFRSAHTLKGMSATMGFEDLADLTHKMENVLDAIRNEKIHVSPEILDVVFESVDHLEEMVMDIANGGDGKRDVSSTVAQLKRIELGEEAIPEVVATTETQTSAVTSVLEYDGFEQTVISQSAEQGFNAFEISVRLREDCLLKAARVFMVFEILEKDGDVIKSNPSVEKLEDEQFDQQFYVAFVTKESAEDMQKKIMKVSEVEEVIVATIEQKQYSENEQAIQEVAAPATATVEAEAKPATTPENNTPAPKPAKAAAPAKNDKSHAPVGNKTIRVNIERLDILMNLFEELVIDRGRLQSIATEVNHGELNETVERMSRVMGDLQTIILTMRMVPVETVFNRFPKMIRQLSRDLNKKINLEIIGAETELDRTVIDEIGDPLVHLIRNSVDHGIENPTARRAKGKPEEGTVVLRAYHSGNYVFIEIEDDGAGINREKVLAKAISKGIVTQEQSYSMSDKQINELILASGFSTADVISDVSGRGVGLDVVKTTIESLGGNISIESTQDVGSIFSIQLPLTLSIISVMLVEIEKEIYAIPLSSIIETSIIRSSEIMNAHNQKVIDFRGKVVPLVFLEEIFEVPRKEPQDDEFHSVVIVRKGEKLAGLVVDSFIGQQEIVLKSLGNYLTNIFAISGATILGNGKVALIVDCNALIK; this is encoded by the coding sequence ATGGAAGTCAATCAATATTTAGAGATGTTTATCGAAGAAAGTAAAGAGCATTTACAAGCATGTAATGAACATTTATTAGAACTAGAAAAAAATCCAGATGATTTGGCGATTGTTGGAGAAATTTTCCGCTCTGCACATACATTAAAAGGTATGTCTGCGACAATGGGCTTTGAAGATTTAGCAGATTTAACTCATAAAATGGAAAATGTATTGGATGCAATCCGAAACGAGAAAATCCATGTATCTCCTGAGATTTTAGATGTTGTCTTTGAGTCTGTAGACCATCTAGAAGAAATGGTGATGGACATTGCGAATGGTGGAGATGGAAAGCGTGATGTATCTTCAACTGTAGCTCAATTAAAGCGTATTGAATTAGGTGAGGAAGCGATTCCTGAAGTAGTAGCAACTACTGAAACGCAAACCTCTGCTGTAACAAGTGTTTTAGAGTATGACGGCTTTGAACAAACAGTTATTTCACAATCTGCTGAACAAGGTTTCAATGCATTTGAAATTTCAGTGAGATTACGTGAGGATTGTCTTTTAAAAGCAGCACGTGTATTCATGGTGTTTGAGATTTTAGAAAAAGATGGGGATGTTATTAAATCAAATCCATCTGTAGAAAAGCTTGAAGATGAACAGTTCGATCAACAATTTTATGTAGCTTTCGTGACAAAAGAATCTGCTGAAGATATGCAGAAAAAGATTATGAAAGTTTCAGAAGTTGAAGAAGTGATTGTCGCAACTATCGAACAAAAACAATATAGTGAAAATGAACAAGCAATTCAAGAAGTAGCAGCACCAGCTACAGCAACAGTAGAAGCGGAGGCTAAACCTGCTACTACACCTGAAAACAATACACCAGCACCTAAACCTGCAAAAGCAGCGGCTCCTGCTAAGAATGATAAGAGTCATGCGCCTGTTGGTAATAAAACAATTCGTGTTAATATCGAGCGTCTTGATATATTAATGAACTTATTTGAAGAGCTTGTTATAGATCGAGGACGACTACAATCTATTGCAACTGAGGTTAATCATGGAGAGTTAAATGAAACAGTAGAGCGCATGAGCCGCGTCATGGGTGACTTACAAACAATTATTTTAACAATGCGTATGGTTCCGGTTGAAACAGTATTCAATCGCTTCCCGAAAATGATTCGTCAGCTGTCTCGTGATTTAAACAAGAAAATTAACCTTGAAATTATCGGTGCTGAAACAGAGCTAGACCGTACTGTAATCGATGAAATTGGAGATCCACTTGTTCATTTAATCCGTAATTCTGTCGACCACGGTATAGAAAATCCTACAGCTCGCCGTGCAAAAGGCAAGCCAGAAGAAGGAACGGTTGTACTGCGTGCTTACCATAGTGGTAACTATGTCTTTATTGAAATTGAAGATGATGGAGCAGGTATTAACCGTGAAAAAGTACTAGCGAAAGCAATTTCTAAAGGTATCGTTACACAAGAACAATCATACTCAATGTCAGATAAGCAAATCAATGAGCTTATTTTAGCCTCTGGGTTCTCAACGGCAGATGTCATTTCTGACGTATCAGGCCGAGGCGTTGGTTTAGACGTTGTTAAAACAACAATTGAATCATTAGGTGGAAATATTTCAATTGAATCTACACAAGATGTAGGCTCAATATTCTCTATTCAACTACCACTGACATTATCGATTATTTCAGTAATGCTAGTGGAAATCGAAAAAGAGATTTATGCAATTCCACTATCATCAATTATTGAGACTTCAATTATCCGTTCATCAGAAATTATGAATGCGCATAATCAAAAAGTAATCGACTTCCGTGGCAAAGTGGTACCACTAGTATTCTTAGAAGAAATCTTCGAGGTACCTCGCAAAGAACCACAGGATGACGAATTCCATTCAGTAGTCATCGTTCGAAAAGGTGAGAAGCTTGCTGGTTTAGTTGTAGATTCATTCATTGGCCAACAAGAAATTGTGCTGAAATCATTAGGAAATTACTTAACGAATATCTTTGCAATTTCAGGTGCAACAATTTTAGGTAACGGGAAAGTAGCCTTAATTGTGGATTGTAACGCACTTATTAAATAA
- the frr gene encoding ribosome recycling factor → MAKQVLEQAKEKMNKTIAAFSRELASIRAGRANASLLDRITVDYYGAPTPINQLGGVSVPEARLLVITPYDKTILGEIEKAIMKSDIGITPTNDGSVIRLMIPALTEERRKDLVKQVKKEAEDAKIAVRNVRRDANDDLKKLEKAGEITEDGLRGYGEDIQKLTDEFIVKVDQVTKEKEKEILDV, encoded by the coding sequence ATGGCTAAACAAGTTTTAGAACAAGCTAAAGAAAAAATGAACAAAACAATTGCCGCTTTTTCACGTGAACTAGCTTCAATCCGTGCAGGTCGTGCAAATGCTTCTCTATTAGATCGTATTACGGTTGATTATTATGGTGCACCAACACCGATTAATCAGCTTGGAGGTGTTTCGGTACCAGAAGCGCGTTTATTAGTTATTACACCTTACGATAAAACAATCTTAGGTGAAATCGAAAAAGCGATTATGAAATCAGATATTGGTATTACACCAACAAATGATGGATCTGTTATTCGTTTAATGATCCCGGCTTTAACAGAAGAGCGTCGTAAAGATCTTGTGAAGCAAGTGAAAAAAGAAGCAGAGGATGCAAAAATCGCTGTACGTAATGTTCGTCGCGATGCTAATGATGATCTGAAAAAACTTGAAAAAGCTGGCGAAATCACAGAAGATGGTCTACGTGGCTACGGTGAAGATATTCAAAAATTAACGGATGAATTCATTGTTAAAGTAGATCAAGTAACGAAAGAAAAAGAAAAAGAAATTCTAGATGTGTAA
- a CDS encoding chemotaxis protein CheC yields the protein MTYNQKITSLHLDVFKEIGNIGAAHAATALSNLLGKKIDMRVPKVEMVSFNDMMELAGGSENVVVGIYLRIEGDAEGSMFFILPIEQANRFIRRLIFDESFDFKKRPVSELGLSAMQEMGNILSGSYLSALSDFTNLKIYPTVPGLSVDMFGAIISIGLIELSHVSDNVIVINTSIFEDGVEDQETVRGHFFLLPDPDSFDAIFKALGVS from the coding sequence ATGACATACAATCAAAAGATTACATCACTACATTTAGACGTATTTAAAGAAATTGGAAATATTGGTGCTGCGCATGCTGCGACAGCACTCTCCAATTTACTTGGTAAAAAAATTGATATGCGAGTACCAAAGGTTGAAATGGTATCATTTAATGACATGATGGAGCTTGCTGGCGGTTCTGAAAATGTCGTTGTTGGAATCTATCTGCGCATCGAAGGTGATGCTGAAGGTAGTATGTTCTTTATCCTGCCAATTGAGCAAGCAAATCGTTTTATCCGTCGTCTCATATTTGATGAATCATTCGACTTTAAAAAGCGGCCTGTTTCAGAGCTAGGTTTATCAGCAATGCAGGAAATGGGTAACATTTTATCTGGCTCTTATTTATCGGCGTTATCTGACTTTACAAATTTAAAAATTTATCCGACTGTGCCAGGACTAAGTGTTGACATGTTTGGTGCCATTATTAGTATTGGCTTGATTGAATTATCACACGTTAGCGATAATGTTATCGTCATAAATACATCCATTTTTGAAGACGGTGTAGAGGATCAAGAAACCGTAAGAGGACATTTCTTCTTATTACCAGACCCAGACTCATTTGATGCTATTTTTAAAGCATTAGGAGTTTCATAG
- a CDS encoding protein-glutamate methylesterase/protein-glutamine glutaminase, whose protein sequence is MDFLHKSKLLVVDDSAFMRKLISDFFVGNSKVEVVGTARNGKDAIKKIQTLQPTVVTMDIEMPEMNGLDALKEIMTICPVPVVMLSSTTQRGAENALTAIEFGAVDFVAKPSGTISLDLHKIQTELVHKVEQASLVPISKLKKPSGSKRQQEPALNASTIKRESFSEGRMTPSVNVSPTRVDLSKPRVEWSKVGKKIVLIGTSTGGPRALQEVITKIPKSIQAPILIVQHMPAGFTKSLATRLDQLSEITVKEAEQGDILQNGVAYIAPGGYHLKLRKVGTTFGIVIDNNEPPRSGHRPSVDVMFEDVSQFKDFDKVAVIMTGMGHDGSDGLKSLKSTGNVIAIAESAETCIVYGMPKAAVETQLVDEVADVDDIAQTIMKYLP, encoded by the coding sequence TTGGACTTTTTACATAAAAGCAAGCTTTTAGTTGTTGATGATTCTGCTTTTATGAGAAAGCTAATTAGTGACTTTTTTGTTGGCAACTCGAAGGTTGAAGTAGTTGGAACAGCACGAAATGGGAAAGATGCGATTAAAAAAATTCAAACATTGCAGCCAACAGTTGTGACAATGGATATTGAGATGCCTGAAATGAATGGGCTTGATGCTTTAAAAGAAATTATGACTATATGTCCAGTACCTGTTGTTATGCTCTCTAGTACAACTCAACGAGGAGCTGAAAATGCATTAACAGCAATTGAATTTGGGGCAGTAGATTTTGTCGCGAAACCGAGCGGAACAATTTCTCTTGATTTACATAAAATCCAAACGGAACTTGTCCACAAGGTTGAACAAGCATCATTGGTACCTATTTCAAAATTGAAGAAACCTTCTGGTAGTAAAAGACAACAAGAACCTGCATTAAATGCGAGTACCATTAAAAGAGAATCATTTAGTGAAGGAAGGATGACTCCTTCTGTCAATGTTTCTCCTACAAGGGTAGATCTATCAAAACCACGTGTGGAATGGAGTAAAGTGGGTAAAAAAATTGTGCTAATTGGTACTTCCACTGGTGGACCAAGAGCGTTACAAGAAGTCATTACAAAAATCCCTAAATCAATTCAAGCACCAATTTTAATTGTCCAGCACATGCCAGCAGGATTTACAAAATCTCTTGCTACTCGTCTTGATCAATTGAGCGAGATTACAGTAAAGGAAGCTGAGCAAGGAGATATTCTCCAAAATGGAGTGGCGTATATTGCACCTGGTGGGTATCATTTAAAACTTAGAAAAGTAGGTACCACCTTTGGCATAGTCATTGATAATAATGAACCACCTAGATCTGGACATCGACCTTCTGTAGATGTGATGTTCGAAGATGTGAGCCAATTTAAAGATTTTGATAAAGTGGCAGTTATTATGACAGGTATGGGCCATGACGGCTCTGATGGACTAAAATCACTGAAAAGCACCGGAAATGTGATTGCAATCGCTGAGTCAGCTGAAACTTGCATAGTGTATGGTATGCCGAAAGCAGCAGTGGAAACGCAGCTTGTCGATGAAGTTGCAGATGTAGATGATATTGCACAAACAATAATGAAATATTTGCCTTAA
- a CDS encoding MinD/ParA family protein, whose amino-acid sequence MRDQAETLRLKMLGQQGGLGRSIAVVSGKGGVGKSNFTMNFATTLANKGKKVAIVDMDIGMGNINILIGKNVSYSLKDYLEGNKLLDEVIFEGPYGLKCISGGSGMSGVLEWSEVMFERLIHAFEQLQKSFDYILFDMGAGATSWSLDLLVSIDEIIVLSTAEPTSITDAYSMMKYIYMRDADKQFYILCNRAYSKEEGIETNERLKRTMERFLDKEVTILGSLPEDPVVRKAVREQVPFSLAYPDALISKTLQLIVARFMEHRAEEVHAHDQSAGKFLSKLRSIFSKGRD is encoded by the coding sequence ATGAGAGACCAAGCTGAAACATTACGCTTGAAAATGTTGGGGCAGCAAGGCGGATTAGGTAGGTCAATCGCGGTTGTAAGTGGCAAAGGTGGGGTTGGTAAAAGCAACTTCACAATGAATTTTGCAACTACATTGGCCAATAAAGGGAAAAAGGTTGCAATCGTTGATATGGATATTGGTATGGGTAATATCAATATTTTAATTGGAAAAAATGTTTCTTATAGTTTAAAAGATTACTTGGAAGGTAATAAGTTACTAGATGAGGTAATATTTGAGGGTCCTTACGGTTTAAAGTGTATTTCAGGTGGGTCAGGTATGTCGGGTGTCCTAGAATGGTCAGAGGTGATGTTTGAGCGGCTCATTCATGCATTTGAGCAGCTTCAAAAAAGCTTTGATTACATCTTATTTGATATGGGGGCAGGGGCTACTAGCTGGTCATTAGATTTACTAGTCTCCATAGATGAAATCATTGTTTTATCAACAGCAGAGCCAACCTCTATTACAGATGCATATTCGATGATGAAATATATTTATATGCGAGATGCGGACAAGCAATTTTATATACTTTGTAACCGTGCTTATAGTAAAGAAGAAGGAATAGAAACCAATGAACGACTAAAGCGTACGATGGAACGTTTTTTGGACAAAGAGGTTACTATATTAGGCTCATTACCAGAAGATCCTGTAGTGCGTAAGGCTGTGCGTGAGCAAGTACCTTTTTCACTTGCTTATCCAGACGCACTTATTTCAAAGACACTTCAACTCATTGTGGCACGTTTTATGGAACATCGTGCAGAGGAAGTTCATGCACATGATCAGTCAGCGGGTAAATTCTTATCTAAATTAAGAAGTATTTTTTCGAAAGGGCGTGATTAA
- the pyrH gene encoding UMP kinase, which translates to MSVPQYKRVVIKLSGEALAGEAGFGLSPKIIKSVAEEVKEVVDLDVEVAVVVGGGNIWRGKIGSEMGMDRAAADYMGMLATVMNSLALQDALEKLGIETRVQSSIVMTQVAEPYIRRKAVRHLEKKRVVIFAAGTGNPFFSTDTTAALRAAEIDADAILMAKNNVDGVYSADPKVDATAVKYDTLTYLDVIQQGLQVMDSTASTLCMDNDIPLIVFSITEPGNIKRAVQGEKIGTVVRRNV; encoded by the coding sequence ATGAGTGTGCCACAATATAAACGAGTAGTTATAAAATTAAGTGGTGAAGCGTTAGCTGGAGAAGCGGGCTTCGGTTTATCACCAAAAATAATCAAGTCTGTTGCAGAAGAAGTAAAAGAAGTAGTAGATCTTGATGTAGAAGTTGCTGTTGTTGTAGGTGGCGGTAATATATGGCGCGGAAAAATCGGTAGTGAAATGGGGATGGATCGTGCAGCAGCCGACTATATGGGAATGCTAGCAACGGTTATGAACTCCTTAGCTTTACAAGATGCCCTTGAAAAATTAGGAATTGAAACACGTGTACAATCTTCAATTGTGATGACACAAGTAGCAGAGCCATATATTCGCCGTAAAGCAGTTCGTCATCTAGAGAAAAAACGTGTAGTAATTTTTGCAGCAGGTACAGGTAACCCATTCTTCTCTACTGATACTACAGCTGCGTTACGAGCGGCTGAAATCGACGCAGATGCGATTTTAATGGCGAAAAATAATGTAGATGGTGTTTATTCTGCAGATCCGAAAGTAGATGCAACTGCCGTTAAATATGATACACTCACTTACTTAGACGTTATTCAACAGGGCTTACAAGTAATGGATTCAACAGCTTCTACTTTATGTATGGATAACGATATTCCGTTAATTGTCTTCTCAATTACGGAACCAGGTAATATTAAACGTGCCGTACAAGGCGAGAAAATTGGAACAGTTGTTAGGAGGAATGTATAA
- a CDS encoding chemotaxis protein CheD gives MMLNSSNGQVIKVGIAQMDVVKLPNTIRTSGLGSCVGVILYDESKKIAGLIHVMLPDSSLGRQESINVAKFADTGIAAMIDLLKLEGVQKFKLKAKIAGGAQMFQFTSDKDSMRIGPRNVEAVKHELKRHGILLVAEDTGGNSGRTIEFNPATSTLHIRTVNQGVSEI, from the coding sequence ATGATGCTAAACAGTAGTAATGGGCAAGTTATAAAAGTTGGAATTGCACAAATGGATGTAGTAAAGTTGCCAAACACAATAAGAACATCAGGTCTTGGGTCTTGTGTAGGTGTTATTTTATATGATGAGTCAAAAAAAATTGCTGGTTTAATACATGTGATGTTGCCAGATTCGAGTCTAGGTAGACAAGAGTCAATAAATGTGGCTAAATTTGCTGACACAGGCATTGCAGCAATGATTGACTTATTAAAGTTAGAGGGCGTTCAAAAATTCAAGCTAAAGGCAAAAATTGCGGGCGGTGCGCAGATGTTTCAATTTACTTCAGATAAAGACTCCATGCGTATCGGCCCGCGTAATGTAGAAGCTGTAAAGCATGAGCTAAAGCGTCATGGAATTCTTTTAGTTGCCGAAGACACGGGTGGTAATAGTGGTAGAACAATTGAATTTAATCCTGCGACGTCGACATTACATATTCGAACGGTTAACCAAGGAGTGAGCGAAATATAA
- the rpsB gene encoding 30S ribosomal protein S2, with protein sequence MSVISMKQLLEAGVHFGHQTRRWNPKMKKYIFVERNGIYIIDLQKTVKKLEEAYDFMRQVGQDGGKVLFVGTKKQAQEAIKDEAERSGNYYINQRWLGGTLTNFGTIQKRVARMKAIEKMEEDGTFEVLPKKEVIQLKKEHERLIKFLGGIRDMHALPDVMFVVDPRKERIAVAEAIKLNIPLVGIVDTNCDPDEIDYVIPANDDAIRAVKLLTAKMADALIESKQGEEEAPAVEAAAE encoded by the coding sequence ATGTCAGTAATTTCTATGAAACAATTACTTGAAGCTGGTGTACATTTCGGTCACCAAACTCGTCGTTGGAACCCAAAAATGAAGAAATATATCTTCGTTGAGCGTAACGGGATCTACATCATCGACTTACAAAAAACTGTTAAAAAATTAGAGGAAGCTTATGACTTCATGCGTCAAGTTGGTCAAGACGGTGGTAAAGTTCTTTTCGTTGGTACGAAAAAACAAGCACAAGAAGCGATCAAAGATGAAGCTGAACGTTCAGGCAACTACTACATCAACCAACGTTGGTTAGGTGGTACTCTTACAAACTTCGGTACAATTCAAAAACGTGTTGCACGTATGAAAGCAATCGAAAAAATGGAAGAAGACGGAACTTTTGAAGTTCTACCTAAAAAAGAAGTAATCCAACTTAAAAAAGAACACGAACGTCTAATCAAATTCTTAGGCGGTATCCGTGATATGCACGCTCTTCCAGACGTAATGTTCGTGGTTGACCCACGTAAAGAACGCATTGCTGTTGCAGAAGCTATTAAATTAAACATCCCTCTAGTAGGTATTGTTGATACAAACTGTGATCCAGATGAAATCGACTACGTAATTCCTGCTAATGATGATGCTATTCGCGCTGTTAAACTTTTAACTGCTAAAATGGCTGACGCTTTAATCGAGTCAAAACAAGGTGAAGAAGAAGCTCCAGCTGTAGAAGCTGCTGCTGAGTAA